One window of Trinickia caryophylli genomic DNA carries:
- a CDS encoding DUF484 family protein translates to MNDREVAEFLLANPEFFSQHAELLAAVRLANPHGKAAVSLQERQMEMLREKNKVLERRLAELLRYGHENDSIAAKFNRWTARVIAERDAHALPRTVTQGLTDVFEVPHAALRLWDVAETYSQAEFARQVGEEVRIFANSLTAPYCGANTGFEAAQWLAAAPLPATATGTAPAETDAAPAAGGDDEAAGVQSVALIALRDPLAAEGSAAFGLLVMGSPDPRRFHEGMATDFLMQIGTLASAALSRLLAH, encoded by the coding sequence ATGAACGATCGCGAAGTCGCCGAATTCCTGCTGGCCAACCCCGAATTCTTCTCGCAGCACGCCGAACTGCTTGCCGCAGTCAGGCTGGCGAACCCGCACGGCAAAGCAGCCGTGTCGCTGCAGGAGCGTCAGATGGAAATGCTGCGCGAGAAAAACAAGGTGCTCGAGCGGCGCCTTGCCGAGCTCCTGCGCTACGGCCATGAAAACGACAGCATCGCGGCCAAGTTCAACCGCTGGACGGCACGCGTGATCGCCGAGCGCGACGCGCACGCGCTGCCGCGCACGGTCACGCAAGGACTCACCGACGTGTTCGAGGTCCCGCACGCGGCACTGCGCCTGTGGGACGTGGCCGAAACCTACTCGCAGGCCGAATTCGCACGGCAGGTCGGCGAGGAAGTACGGATCTTCGCGAACAGCCTGACGGCGCCCTACTGCGGCGCGAACACCGGCTTCGAGGCGGCGCAGTGGCTCGCCGCTGCACCGCTACCGGCCACGGCCACCGGCACGGCACCGGCCGAGACCGATGCCGCGCCTGCCGCGGGCGGCGACGACGAAGCTGCCGGCGTGCAGTCGGTCGCGCTCATTGCGCTGCGGGATCCGCTCGCGGCGGAGGGATCGGCCGCGTTCGGTCTGCTCGTGATGGGCTCGCCCGATCCGCGGCGGTTCCACGAAGGCATGGCAACGGACTTCCTCATGCAGATCGGCACGCTCGCCAGCGCGGCGCTGAGCCGGCTGCTCGCGCATTGA
- the dapF gene encoding diaminopimelate epimerase, translating to MKLHFTKMQGAGNDFIVLDGYTRPLALTSKQVRALADRHFGVGADQLLLVERPDVAGADFKYRIFNCDGGEVEHCGNGARCFLKFVRDARLTDKRSVRVQVHGGLITLSMQDNGEVVVDMGRPVFDPARVPFDASGLAGHAEGADTLWPVEAAGETQWVSVVSMGNPHAVTVVEDVEAFDVGSVGPAVERHARFPQRVNAGFMQIVSRHEVKLRVFERGAGETLACGTGACAAVAAGIRRGRLDSPVTVRTHGGTLTIAWDGARDEAAPLTMAGPAVTVFEGEIELAD from the coding sequence ATGAAACTGCACTTCACCAAGATGCAAGGCGCGGGCAACGACTTCATCGTGCTCGACGGCTACACCCGCCCCCTCGCCCTCACGAGCAAGCAGGTCCGCGCGCTCGCCGACCGCCATTTCGGCGTCGGCGCCGATCAGTTGCTGCTGGTCGAGCGGCCGGACGTCGCAGGCGCCGACTTCAAGTACCGGATCTTCAATTGCGACGGCGGCGAGGTCGAGCACTGCGGCAACGGGGCGCGCTGCTTCCTCAAGTTCGTGCGCGACGCGCGGCTCACCGACAAACGCAGCGTGCGCGTGCAAGTGCACGGCGGGCTCATCACGCTGTCGATGCAGGACAACGGGGAGGTCGTCGTCGACATGGGCCGCCCCGTTTTCGACCCCGCGCGCGTGCCGTTCGATGCGAGCGGCCTCGCGGGCCATGCCGAAGGCGCCGATACGCTGTGGCCCGTCGAGGCGGCCGGCGAGACGCAGTGGGTGTCGGTCGTCTCGATGGGCAATCCGCATGCGGTGACGGTCGTCGAGGACGTCGAAGCGTTCGACGTGGGCAGCGTCGGGCCCGCCGTCGAGCGTCACGCCCGTTTTCCGCAGCGCGTGAACGCCGGCTTCATGCAGATCGTATCGCGGCACGAGGTGAAGCTGCGCGTATTCGAGCGCGGCGCGGGAGAGACGCTCGCCTGCGGCACCGGCGCCTGCGCGGCGGTGGCGGCCGGCATCCGGCGCGGCCGCCTCGATTCTCCCGTCACCGTCCGCACGCATGGCGGTACGCTGACGATCGCATGGGACGGTGCGCGCGACGAAGCGGCACCCCTCACGATGGCCGGGCCGGCCGTCACCGTTTTCGAAGGCGAGATCGAGCTTGCCGACTGA
- a CDS encoding lipid A biosynthesis lauroyl acyltransferase yields MLSRIGTQLAIGLLKFLAILPYGLVARLGDGLGWLLYRIPSRRRRIVHTNLKLCFPEWSDEKREDIAQQHFRHAIRSYVERSVQWFGSQRKLEKLVQVDSAVDLTDPDLPPTLFLGLHFVGIEAGSIFLNHALGRRCGSLYQPMSNPELEAVAKAARARFGADMASRADSARIVLRWLRERKPVMLGADMDYGMRNSTFVPFFGVPTCTLTAVGRLAKVGRAQVVPFIGEVLPNYKGYRLKVFAPWDNYPTGDDDLDARRMNAFLEEQIPLMPEQYYWVHKRFKTRPPGMPGFY; encoded by the coding sequence ATGCTGAGCCGCATCGGCACCCAACTCGCGATCGGGTTGCTCAAGTTTCTCGCGATTTTGCCGTACGGCCTCGTCGCTCGACTCGGCGACGGGCTCGGCTGGCTGCTCTATCGGATCCCGAGCCGGCGCCGGCGCATCGTCCACACGAATCTGAAGCTTTGTTTCCCCGAATGGAGCGACGAAAAGCGCGAAGACATCGCGCAGCAGCACTTTCGCCACGCGATTCGCAGCTACGTCGAGCGCAGCGTCCAGTGGTTCGGCTCGCAGCGCAAGCTCGAAAAGCTCGTGCAGGTCGACAGCGCCGTGGATCTGACGGATCCCGATCTGCCGCCCACGCTCTTTCTCGGCTTGCACTTCGTGGGCATCGAAGCCGGCTCGATCTTTCTCAACCACGCGCTCGGGCGCCGCTGCGGCTCGCTGTATCAGCCGATGTCGAATCCCGAGCTCGAAGCGGTCGCGAAAGCGGCGCGCGCGCGCTTCGGCGCGGACATGGCGAGCCGCGCCGACAGTGCGCGCATCGTGCTGCGGTGGCTGCGCGAACGCAAACCCGTGATGCTCGGTGCCGACATGGACTACGGCATGCGCAATTCGACGTTCGTGCCGTTCTTCGGCGTGCCCACCTGCACGCTCACGGCCGTCGGCCGGCTCGCCAAGGTCGGCCGCGCGCAGGTCGTGCCGTTCATCGGCGAAGTGCTGCCGAACTACAAGGGCTACCGGCTCAAGGTCTTCGCCCCCTGGGACAACTATCCGACCGGCGACGACGACCTCGACGCGCGCCGCATGAACGCCTTCCTCGAAGAGCAGATTCCGCTCATGCCCGAGCAGTACTACTGGGTCCACAAGCGTTTCAAGACGCGCCCCCCGGGCATGCCGGGCTTCTACTGA